In the genome of Blastopirellula retiformator, the window ATAAGGAACGCTCGCTCCGGCAGTGGCGATGGCGCTCTGTTTCAGAAAGTCGCGTCGGCTTGAGTTACTCACTTGGGAATCTCCGTAGGTGGTCGGATAGACGTAGGCTCATGAGTCTAAGCCGGGGCCGGGCGAGTCTCTAGTTTGGCGGGAAAGTCCTTGCGTCTGTTTGCGCATTTATGGCGAGGCTTCGCTCAGTCTAACCCTTCGGGAACCCGCAATCCAGTTCTTTGCAGGGAATGGCAGATAAAAGTTGTTGAAAAAGCAAATTTCCGCAATTTGCCTTCGTGAAAACGTGAAGCGATTTTCATTTTGAAACCCAGTGCCCTCATTGGGCCGGGGTGATGTAGAAACGGGACGCGTTAAGCCGGGACAATGATCGCCTAAATTCCGTTAACAGCGGGCAGGTGATACTATCCGCTAGTTATGCCGAGAAGAGGGGGATTACGGGGGCTGGAAGCGGCGGTATCCCTAGTCGTCACTTTCTTAGGAATGAACTAGAGTACATCGAATTGATAGGCAACGGTTTCGCATTTTGAAGGTCGTCGATATGTCCGCAGCCCGCTTACTTCCTCAGCGTGCCCGCACCAAAATTGTTGCGACGGTTGGTCCCGCGTGTAACACCCCCGAAATGCTGGAGCAGATGATGCTCGCAGGGGTCGATGTGTTCCGGCTGAACCTCGCTCACGGCGAACTGACCGAACATTCTCGCATCGTCACGACGATTCGCGAGATCAGCGAACGTCTGAAGAAGCCGGTCGCGGCGTTGGCCGACTTGTCGGGCCCGAAGATCCGGCTGGGCACGCTCGTCGAAGATCCGATCTACTGCCAAGAAGAGCAGATGTTCCGCTTCGTGCGCGGCGACGCCGCTAGTGATCCGTACGAACTGGTCTGCAATTACGAACCGCTGATTGACGAAGTCAAAGTTGGCGACGACGTGATGCTGGCCGACGGTACGATCACGATGGAGGTGGTCGAAAAGACCGACGACACGCTGACCTGTGTGGTCGTCGCTGGCGGCATCCTGCGGAGTCGCCAGGGCATCAACCTTCCGGGGACGAAGCTGGGCGTCGAGACGATCACGCCCCGAGATCGCGATCACGTTCGTTGGGCCGCCGAAACCGACCTCGACTACGTCAGCCTGAGCTTTGTTCGCGAAGCGGATGACATTCGCCAATTGCGCGATCTGCTGCAGGCGCACGAGTCGCGGGCCATGGTGATCGCCAAGATTGAAAAACGAGAAGCGCTGGAGAACCTCGAAGAAATCGTCGAGGTTTCCAATGGCGTGATGGTCGCTCGCGGCGATCTTGGCGTCGAAATCGACGTTGCGGAAGTCGCCGCCGCCCAAAAGCGAATTGTCAAAACCTGCACGCGAATCGGTCGTCCGGTGATCGTGGCGACGCAGATGCTCGACAGCATGACCAAGAACTCGCGTCCGACCCGTGCCGAAGCGACCGACGTTGCGAACGCGATTTTGGATGGCGCCGACGCTTGTATGTTGTCGCAGGAAACGGCGGTTGGCGAGCACCCGGTTACCGTCATCAAGATGATGAACCGCATCATGTTGGCGACCGAGAAGATGTTGTGCGACGACCTGTCGCAAATGCATCGCCCCGAAGAAATCGGTCTGGTTCATCCGGTCACGCAAGCGGTCGTTTCCGGCGCCACCCGTACTGCGGATCTGCTGAACGCCAAGCTGATGGTGATGGCGACCCGCACCGGCGGCACCGCCCTGACCAAGGCGAAGATTCGCGACTGCATTCCGACAATCGGCGTCAGCGACTCGAAAGCGGCCCTCCGCCGAATGTGTCTCTACTGGGGCATTATTCCGATCGAAGGGGCGCCGGTGCACAACGGCATCCAACTCCGCCGCTTTATCGACAAATGGGGCGCTGACTTTGGTTTGCTGAAGCCGAATGATCGCGTCATCTTTGTGACCGGCGGCGGCATCATGCAGTCGGCCGAGTACATCGTCGTGGTGCACAAGGTCGAAGCGCCCGAAGGTACCGGCACGTCCGAGTAGCCAAATCGTCTATCGGCGCGTCGTCGTCGAACTGGAATGTCGCATCGCCTGGCGCCAACTTTGAAACAGCTGCCAAGCGAAATGGAAAATCGTCAGACCGCCGATGCCGCCCAGCGCCGCGCCGCTGGCCAGGCAGAGGGCGAAGACGTTGGGTTTCCAGATCTCCTGGGGCGACCAATAGCTGCCGGCGATGACGACGGCGATCGCTCCCAAGATTGCCATGACGGCGGTAACCCCATAACCGAACCTGCTGATGCGGGTCGTCTCTCCCAGTTGCATTCGCGGCGCGTATTCGTCGTCTGACAGCGGATCTTCCTCGGCCTGGGGTAGAGGTTTGGGGCTGCCGGTCCCTCGCCGCTTGAGCCGCGTGCCGACATAATTGCCCGCGACATGGCCAAAAACGGTCAGCGAAAATAGGATCAAAGCCGCTGAGGCGATCGGGCTGACCAATTTCGCCACAGCAAAGGCCGCTCCGAGCAGCGCAATGACAATCCCTAGACCGCGGAGCGAAAACCGCGGCGGCGGCAAATCGGGTTCAGGATCAGTCGCCTGATCAGGAGGTGTACGCGGGCGGATCAAAAATTGGCCATTCCAACGAAGGTGAAAGCATGTCCGGAACTGCTATTGCCGGAATTCTTTCCGTTTGAGAGGTTTAGTGCGAGAAATTTTGTCGTAGAAGCCGCAGAATGTCGATTTTTACGAACAATCGCCGTCGCGATACGTCTAATCATTGTAAGGTTTTGCAGGTCGACGATTTTCGTCGTTGTCAGGCAAGTGAAGAGGCGAGAGAAAAATGTGGACCCTCACTATTTTGGGCGTGATTGTCGTCGTGGCCATTGCCATGACGGTTCATGACCTCTGGCAGACGAAACATGCAATTCTAAAGAATTTTCCGGTCATTGGTCACTTTCGCTACTGGCTTGAGGCGATCGGCCCCGAACTGCGCCAGTACATCGTGACCAGCAACAACGAAGAGCGGCCGTTCAGCCGTGACCAGCGAACCTGGGTCTACGCCTCGTCGAAGCGAGAAAACAACTACTTTGGCTTCGGCACCGATGATGATCTGGAGTCGTCGACCAACCATCTGATTATCAAGCACGCGGCGTTTCCGATTCACGATCCGCATCCTGGCGAGCGCGACTTCGATCAAGAGTTCCGCATTCCCTGTGCGAAAGTGATGGGCGCTTATCGCGGACGTCGTCATGCGTTTCGGCCGAAGAGCGTCGTCAACGTGTCGGGCATGAGCTTCGGTTCGCTCAGCGGTCCCGCGATTGAAGCGCTCAACATCGGCAGCAAGTTGGCTGGCTGTTGGCATAATACCGGCGAAGGGGGAATCAGCCCGTACCATCGTCGCGGCGGCGACTTGATGCTGCAGATCGGTACCGGCTACTTCGGCTGTCGTGATTCCAACGGCAACTTCGATCTCGGCAAGTTCAAAGAGGTCGTGGCCGCGAACCCGGTGCGCGCCGTCGAAATCAAGCTGAGCCAAGGCGCCAAGCCGGGGGTCGGCGGCTTCTTGCCTTCGGCCAAGATTACCGAAGAGATTTCGCGAATCCGCGGCATCCCCCGGGGTCGCGACTGCGCCAGTCCCTCGAACCACACCGCCTTTGGCGACGTCGACCAGATGCTCGACTTTGTCGAGATGTTGGCCGATGCGACCGGCGTGCCGGTTGGCATCAAGGCAGCCGTTGGTGAGATGCACTTCTGGACCGATCTGGCCGAACAGATGGCCCGCACGCATCGCGGCGTCGACTTCATCACGATCGACGGCGGCGAAGGGGGGACCGGCGCCGCACCGCTGGTCTTCGCCGATCACGTGGCGTTGCCGTTCAAGATTGGGTTTGGTCGCGTCTATCGCGAGTTTGTGAAATTTGACGTTCATCACCATGTGGTCTTTAACGGCTCGGGCAAGCTCGGCTTTCCCGAGACCGGCTTGTTTGCGATGGCGCTGGGCTGCGATACGATCTCGGTCGCGCGCGAAGCGATGCTCTCGATCGGCTGCATTCAAGCTCAGCGATGCCATACCGGACATTGCCCCGCCGGAGTCGCGACGCAAAACTGGTGGCTGAAGCGGGGGCTCGATCCGACGCTCAAGTCTTTCCGTGTGGCGAACTACGTGGCGACCTTGCGAAAAGAGCTGTTGCGTTTGAGCCGGGCCTGCGGCGCGGTTCATCCTTCGCTGGTGACGCTGGATCACTTTGACGTGCTGGACGATCGACTGCAGGCGATCGCGGCGACGACGCTGTTTGATCATCGGGCCGAATGGGGACTTCCCTCGGCGGAGGACCAGGCGACGATCCGGCAGATCATGACCGCTCCGCTGAGCGATCGCGATTCGCTGGTCAAGGTGAACGGCAAGCGGCATCGCACGCTCGTCGAATCGGGCGCATAAAAAGATCGCTGTTGAAATGCGGAATTCATTGGCGGCGCTCCCCGTCTTCCGACTACATTGAACGACTTCGTATCCCCCGCTTGGGCCACGGGACGTTCACGTGGAGTCGCCAGAAGTTTCGCCGCCGCGCCAGATCGAATTGAATCAACCGCTGGTGTTGATTGCGGCGGCGCTATGCGCGGGAATGGTGGCGGACCGGGTTTGTTCGTTCGGTCTCTCTTCGCCGCTGGCTCTGATGGCGACCGCGCTGGTGGCCTGGGTTTTCTGTTGGCGAAAGCGATG includes:
- the pyk gene encoding pyruvate kinase — its product is MSAARLLPQRARTKIVATVGPACNTPEMLEQMMLAGVDVFRLNLAHGELTEHSRIVTTIREISERLKKPVAALADLSGPKIRLGTLVEDPIYCQEEQMFRFVRGDAASDPYELVCNYEPLIDEVKVGDDVMLADGTITMEVVEKTDDTLTCVVVAGGILRSRQGINLPGTKLGVETITPRDRDHVRWAAETDLDYVSLSFVREADDIRQLRDLLQAHESRAMVIAKIEKREALENLEEIVEVSNGVMVARGDLGVEIDVAEVAAAQKRIVKTCTRIGRPVIVATQMLDSMTKNSRPTRAEATDVANAILDGADACMLSQETAVGEHPVTVIKMMNRIMLATEKMLCDDLSQMHRPEEIGLVHPVTQAVVSGATRTADLLNAKLMVMATRTGGTALTKAKIRDCIPTIGVSDSKAALRRMCLYWGIIPIEGAPVHNGIQLRRFIDKWGADFGLLKPNDRVIFVTGGGIMQSAEYIVVVHKVEAPEGTGTSE
- a CDS encoding FMN-binding glutamate synthase family protein, whose translation is MWTLTILGVIVVVAIAMTVHDLWQTKHAILKNFPVIGHFRYWLEAIGPELRQYIVTSNNEERPFSRDQRTWVYASSKRENNYFGFGTDDDLESSTNHLIIKHAAFPIHDPHPGERDFDQEFRIPCAKVMGAYRGRRHAFRPKSVVNVSGMSFGSLSGPAIEALNIGSKLAGCWHNTGEGGISPYHRRGGDLMLQIGTGYFGCRDSNGNFDLGKFKEVVAANPVRAVEIKLSQGAKPGVGGFLPSAKITEEISRIRGIPRGRDCASPSNHTAFGDVDQMLDFVEMLADATGVPVGIKAAVGEMHFWTDLAEQMARTHRGVDFITIDGGEGGTGAAPLVFADHVALPFKIGFGRVYREFVKFDVHHHVVFNGSGKLGFPETGLFAMALGCDTISVAREAMLSIGCIQAQRCHTGHCPAGVATQNWWLKRGLDPTLKSFRVANYVATLRKELLRLSRACGAVHPSLVTLDHFDVLDDRLQAIAATTLFDHRAEWGLPSAEDQATIRQIMTAPLSDRDSLVKVNGKRHRTLVESGA